A section of the Phaseolus vulgaris cultivar G19833 chromosome 8, P. vulgaris v2.0, whole genome shotgun sequence genome encodes:
- the LOC137826956 gene encoding non-specific lipid-transfer protein 3-like translates to MASLKVACMVVLCMGVVGAPMMAQAISCGDVTTDLAPCLSYLMNGGTASDACCEGVRSILGAAGTTSEKQTVCNCLKDAANNFGINDNYAQALPGLCNVSVPYKISRSTNCANIRF, encoded by the exons ATGGCAAGCTTGAAGGTTGCATGCATGGTTGTGCTGTGCATGGGTGTGGTGGGTGCACCAATGATGGCGCAGGCCATTTCATGCGGCGATGTGACAACGGACTTGGCACCGTGCCTGTCTTACCTGATGAATGGTGGAACGGCTTCAGATGCGTGCTGTGAAGGAGTTAGGAGCATTCTGGGTGCTGCTGGAACAACCTCTGAAAAACAAACCGTGTGTAACTGTCTTAAGGATGCTGCTAATAACTTTGGCATCAATGATAACTACGCTCAGGCACTCCCTGGTCTCTGCAATGTCAGCGTCCCTTACAAGATCAGCCGCTCCACCAACTGTGCAAA CATCAGGTTCTAA